Proteins encoded within one genomic window of Vicinamibacterales bacterium:
- a CDS encoding lysylphosphatidylglycerol synthase transmembrane domain-containing protein, which translates to MQLPDAAPATPSRARQILVGLAKLIISAGLLTVLFSRTDLGGLWAHIRGASIPWLAFGLLLYLVSLIVATWRWEGLLAAQHIDVTGRSLFGSYLVATFFNNFLPSNIGGDVVRIRDTVRPAGSKTLAATVVLIDRAIGLAGLVLVAAVGATVAGGGATATMMPVVPAWLWAGLLLATLVSAPAVIAPAGVGRMLQPLRVIHPEWVDGRIATITEMLGRFRERPQSLFRGFAGAVGVQVLQVFFFSAVAHSLNIPITTWHLAFVVPASFVVQMLPVSVNGFGVREATFSFYFNRLGLPIESAMALSLGATGLIMLFSLSGAGAWFLRAHRPEPTA; encoded by the coding sequence ATGCAGCTTCCAGACGCCGCACCTGCGACGCCCTCCCGTGCGCGCCAGATCCTCGTTGGCCTCGCCAAGCTGATCATCAGCGCGGGCCTGCTGACGGTGCTGTTCTCCCGCACTGACCTTGGCGGTCTCTGGGCCCACATCCGCGGCGCGTCCATCCCGTGGCTGGCGTTCGGTCTTCTTTTGTACCTGGTCTCCCTCATCGTGGCGACCTGGAGATGGGAGGGCCTGCTCGCGGCCCAGCACATCGATGTGACGGGCCGTTCCCTGTTCGGCTCGTATCTCGTTGCGACTTTTTTCAACAATTTCCTTCCCAGCAACATCGGCGGCGATGTGGTGAGGATCCGCGACACCGTCCGCCCGGCCGGCTCGAAGACGCTGGCGGCCACCGTCGTGCTCATCGACCGGGCGATCGGCCTAGCTGGCTTGGTACTGGTCGCCGCCGTCGGGGCGACCGTGGCGGGAGGTGGCGCGACCGCCACGATGATGCCGGTCGTGCCGGCGTGGTTGTGGGCGGGTCTGCTGCTGGCTACGCTGGTCTCGGCACCGGCCGTCATTGCTCCGGCGGGCGTCGGCCGGATGCTTCAGCCGCTGCGGGTGATCCATCCCGAGTGGGTGGACGGGCGCATCGCGACGATCACTGAGATGCTTGGACGCTTCCGGGAACGGCCCCAGTCGCTGTTTCGCGGATTCGCGGGGGCCGTCGGCGTTCAGGTGCTCCAGGTCTTCTTCTTCTCGGCTGTGGCCCACAGCCTGAACATTCCCATCACGACCTGGCATCTCGCGTTCGTGGTGCCTGCCTCGTTCGTGGTGCAGATGCTGCCGGTCTCGGTCAACGGCTTCGGTGTCCGCGAGGCGACATTCTCGTTCTACTTCAACCGCCTCGGCCTCCCGATCGAATCGGCGATGGCGCTGTCGCTCGGCGCCACGGGACTCATCATGCTGTTCTCGCTGTCGGGTGCAGGCGCCTGGTTCCTCCGCGCGCACCGGCCCGAACCCACAGCCTGA
- a CDS encoding radical SAM protein produces MSSRTFALRYIGKAALGVPRDLAKTVVAAVKPIRPTVLIYNCTFVCDARCQMCSNWKRGDRKAELSFARLEQAMDHPFWHAVENLNISGGEPTTRNDLPELVEMFVGRFPRLRKVGINTTGLTPHRAIPQLTRIVRHCAERNILISARVSLDGIGEIHDQVRQVKRGFDKASETIAAMTALAEEVPQFQFGVASTIFATNMKDAGNLLTWARAKKLDIVFNMLRFTDAMLGNSDLEERIGLGADEEEFMRQFFLERVQEESVFSGQAFMYLHYADMIANGYKRTMPCPFQTQGLLLNPNGELFYCENSKVIGNLADEDPAAVYFRAENVAYRKTFQETICANCLSPCQVNVGAMKQFAPYVKFLLRAYRIKHHPEQHLRTLPNVP; encoded by the coding sequence ATGTCATCAAGGACTTTTGCCCTGAGATATATCGGGAAGGCCGCGCTGGGCGTGCCCCGCGACCTGGCGAAGACCGTCGTGGCCGCCGTCAAACCCATCCGTCCGACGGTGCTCATCTACAACTGCACGTTCGTGTGCGATGCCCGCTGTCAGATGTGCAGCAACTGGAAACGGGGGGACCGGAAGGCCGAGCTCAGCTTCGCCCGCCTCGAACAGGCGATGGACCATCCGTTCTGGCACGCCGTCGAGAACCTCAACATCTCGGGCGGCGAACCGACGACGCGAAACGACCTTCCGGAGTTGGTCGAGATGTTCGTCGGGCGCTTTCCCCGGCTGCGCAAGGTTGGCATCAACACGACTGGCCTGACGCCGCACCGCGCGATCCCGCAACTCACGCGGATCGTGCGGCACTGCGCCGAGCGCAACATCCTGATCAGCGCTCGCGTGTCGCTCGACGGTATCGGCGAGATCCACGACCAGGTGCGTCAGGTGAAGCGGGGTTTCGACAAGGCATCGGAGACGATCGCCGCCATGACCGCGCTGGCGGAGGAAGTGCCGCAGTTCCAGTTTGGCGTGGCGTCCACGATCTTCGCAACCAACATGAAGGACGCCGGGAACTTGTTGACGTGGGCGCGCGCGAAGAAGCTGGACATCGTCTTCAACATGCTCCGCTTCACCGATGCGATGCTCGGCAACAGCGACCTCGAGGAACGGATCGGACTTGGGGCGGACGAAGAAGAGTTCATGCGCCAGTTCTTCCTGGAGCGGGTGCAGGAGGAGTCGGTGTTCAGCGGCCAGGCGTTCATGTACTTGCACTACGCCGACATGATCGCGAACGGCTACAAGCGGACCATGCCCTGCCCGTTCCAGACGCAGGGCCTGCTGCTCAACCCGAACGGGGAACTGTTCTACTGCGAGAACTCGAAGGTCATCGGCAACCTGGCCGATGAGGACCCTGCTGCCGTGTACTTCCGGGCCGAGAACGTTGCCTACAGGAAGACGTTCCAGGAGACCATCTGCGCGAACTGCCTGAGCCCGTGCCAGGTGAACGTGGGGGCGATGAAGCAGTTCGCCCCCTACGTCAAGTTCCTGTTGCGTGCCTACCGCATCAAGCACCACCCCGAACAGCACCTCAGGACGCTGCCGAACGTCCCGTGA
- a CDS encoding lysylphosphatidylglycerol synthase transmembrane domain-containing protein: MKRPTLGTLLRVAVAVILTGLLLWKADPARVWQASVRADPSDIAIAMALTLLDRSLMAYRWLVLLRPLASASHVSLGPIMRIFFVSTFVGTFLPASIGGDAVRAYSLARHDVPASAAVASVFMDRMLGVLSVLLLGVAGLFFARDLATHPAVLTALCVTLGVCVATGVVVFSRGMADLARSLLRFVPYVALRRTGDSLLGAIQSYATSHRELLNVLAGSLGVQVLRVVQAYFLGRALGIEAPLQVYFAFIPLILLVMLLPVTVNGFGTSQAAFVWLFARAGVSSAQSFALSVLFVALGVVGNLPGAVLYIRGGLDPTRAAAGTVVPHE, from the coding sequence GTGAAGCGCCCGACTCTCGGCACGCTCCTGCGGGTGGCCGTCGCGGTGATCCTGACGGGCCTGCTGCTCTGGAAGGCCGACCCGGCCCGAGTCTGGCAGGCATCGGTCCGCGCAGACCCGTCTGACATCGCAATCGCCATGGCGCTGACGCTGCTCGACCGATCGCTGATGGCGTATCGATGGCTCGTACTGCTCCGCCCTCTCGCCTCCGCCTCGCACGTGTCGCTCGGCCCCATCATGCGGATCTTCTTCGTCAGCACGTTCGTGGGCACCTTCCTGCCCGCGAGCATCGGTGGCGACGCGGTTCGGGCCTACAGTCTCGCCCGGCACGACGTCCCGGCCTCGGCGGCCGTGGCGTCGGTGTTCATGGATCGCATGCTCGGTGTGCTGTCGGTCCTGCTGCTCGGCGTTGCAGGGCTCTTCTTTGCACGGGATCTCGCCACGCACCCGGCCGTGCTGACCGCCTTGTGCGTGACCCTCGGGGTCTGCGTCGCCACGGGGGTCGTCGTCTTCAGCCGAGGCATGGCAGACCTCGCACGTAGCCTGCTTCGCTTCGTACCGTACGTCGCGCTCCGCCGGACAGGCGACTCGTTACTCGGAGCGATTCAGAGCTACGCGACGTCGCACCGCGAGCTCTTGAACGTCCTCGCCGGATCACTCGGCGTGCAGGTCCTGCGCGTCGTCCAGGCGTATTTCCTCGGACGCGCACTTGGCATCGAGGCACCGCTCCAGGTCTACTTCGCGTTCATTCCGTTGATCCTCCTGGTCATGCTCCTGCCGGTCACCGTCAACGGCTTCGGCACGAGCCAGGCTGCCTTCGTCTGGCTCTTCGCGCGAGCGGGCGTCAGCAGCGCACAGTCGTTCGCACTGTCCGTGTTGTTCGTGGCGTTGGGAGTCGTGGGCAACCTGCCGGGCGCGGTGCTGTATATCCGCGGCGGACTGGATCCCACTCGAGCCGCTGCCGGCACCGTCGTTCCGCACGAGTGA
- a CDS encoding glycosyltransferase family 2 protein, with the protein MSPELSIVIPIKNESENIPRLYRELTDALEPCGRSYELLFIEDGSTDDSFERLAGLQAKDSRLRVIRFRRNFGQTAAFSAGFARARGRYIITSDGDLQNDPADIPGLVDRLEQGFDIVCGWRKVRKDPFISRRLPSILANKLISVATGVALHDYGCSLKVFRAEVVKPLKLYGEMHRFLPAIASEMGVRIDEVVVNHRARTHGRSNYGISRTFRVVLDLLTVKFLLSYSTRPLQIFGLVGMVMGLAGAAVTGWLAAQRLFGYESIGNRPLLLFGILLIFTGVQLITLGLLAELQARTYHESQNKPTYTVREVREAEQPDVEA; encoded by the coding sequence ATGTCACCTGAGCTTTCAATCGTCATCCCGATCAAGAATGAGTCGGAGAACATTCCGCGCCTGTACCGAGAGCTGACCGATGCTCTCGAACCGTGTGGGCGAAGCTACGAACTGCTGTTCATCGAGGACGGCAGCACGGATGACAGCTTCGAGCGGCTCGCAGGCCTTCAGGCGAAGGACTCGCGGCTGCGTGTCATCCGCTTCCGTCGCAACTTCGGCCAGACCGCCGCCTTCTCGGCCGGGTTTGCCCGCGCCCGCGGGCGCTACATCATCACGTCTGACGGCGATCTGCAGAACGACCCGGCGGACATCCCGGGCCTCGTCGATCGGCTCGAGCAGGGCTTCGACATCGTCTGCGGGTGGCGGAAGGTTCGAAAGGATCCGTTCATCTCGCGCCGGCTGCCGTCAATCCTCGCGAACAAGCTGATCTCGGTGGCGACGGGGGTGGCGCTGCACGACTACGGATGCTCGCTCAAGGTTTTCCGCGCCGAGGTGGTGAAGCCGCTGAAACTCTACGGTGAGATGCATCGCTTCCTGCCGGCCATTGCCAGCGAGATGGGCGTCCGGATCGACGAGGTGGTGGTCAACCACAGGGCGCGAACCCACGGCCGGTCGAACTACGGGATCTCGCGGACGTTTCGGGTGGTTCTGGACCTGCTTACCGTCAAGTTCCTGCTGTCGTATTCGACCCGGCCCCTCCAGATTTTCGGCCTGGTCGGGATGGTGATGGGACTGGCCGGCGCGGCCGTGACGGGCTGGCTTGCGGCGCAGCGGCTGTTCGGATACGAATCGATCGGCAATCGACCGCTGCTGCTGTTCGGGATCCTGCTGATCTTCACCGGCGTCCAACTGATCACGCTCGGTCTGCTGGCGGAGCTCCAGGCCCGCACCTACCACGAATCGCAGAACAAGCCGACCTACACGGTTCGGGAAGTCCGGGAAGCGGAACAGCCGGACGTCGAGGCCTGA
- a CDS encoding VTT domain-containing protein: protein MKSLVTWASGLVLTFGGPGLFVVAFLDASFLSLPEINDILVVWMVTQHKDRFPYYATMATLGSVAGCYVLYWLARKGGEAFLRTRFSEGGIKKGLDAFQRYGLLALLVPSILPPPAPFKVFVLLAGLAGVKPAAFLAAILLGRGVRYFGEGLLAVWYGDAAMDYIQTHGDQVALATALVVLAAGLVYVWWRRRSPTPS, encoded by the coding sequence ATGAAGAGCCTGGTGACCTGGGCGAGCGGGCTGGTCCTGACCTTCGGCGGTCCCGGGCTCTTCGTCGTGGCGTTTCTCGACGCGTCGTTTCTCTCGCTGCCCGAGATCAACGACATCCTCGTCGTCTGGATGGTCACCCAGCACAAGGATCGCTTCCCGTACTACGCGACGATGGCGACGCTCGGGTCGGTGGCGGGCTGCTACGTCCTGTACTGGCTGGCGCGGAAGGGCGGGGAAGCGTTTCTGCGAACGCGGTTCAGCGAAGGGGGCATCAAGAAGGGCCTCGACGCCTTTCAGCGGTACGGCCTGCTGGCGCTGCTCGTGCCTTCGATTCTGCCGCCGCCGGCCCCTTTCAAGGTCTTCGTGCTGCTGGCAGGCCTCGCCGGCGTGAAGCCGGCCGCCTTTCTTGCGGCGATTCTCCTTGGACGCGGCGTCCGCTACTTCGGCGAGGGATTGCTGGCGGTCTGGTACGGCGATGCCGCAATGGACTACATCCAGACTCACGGGGACCAGGTGGCGCTGGCCACGGCACTCGTGGTTCTCGCTGCAGGGCTGGTCTATGTCTGGTGGCGGCGCCGGTCGCCAACGCCCTCGTAA
- a CDS encoding outer membrane beta-barrel protein — MFRSKALTSLLVTATILLVPGLAAAQHQSLSVNLGYFTPRSETGRVSGDVLVSDLGALYGDALMFNIKDFNNATIGAEWLVSMGTFLEVGVGAGYYASTAPSVYRDVTNSDGSEIQQDLRLRIIPVSATLRFLPTGRRAPVQPYVGIGVGVLSWRYSETGEFVDSASNIFRANYVDSGTAVGPVVVAGIRFPLGHNFAFGGELRYQKADAPLSKDFLGSRVDLGGMNYSANFILRF; from the coding sequence ATGTTCAGGAGCAAAGCGCTGACGAGCCTGCTCGTGACGGCCACCATCCTGCTCGTGCCCGGACTGGCTGCGGCACAGCACCAGTCGTTGTCCGTCAATCTGGGCTATTTCACGCCCCGGAGTGAGACCGGCCGTGTATCGGGCGACGTGCTCGTCTCGGACCTGGGGGCCCTTTACGGCGACGCGCTGATGTTCAATATCAAGGACTTCAACAACGCAACGATCGGCGCGGAGTGGCTGGTGTCGATGGGCACGTTCCTCGAGGTCGGCGTCGGAGCGGGCTACTACGCGAGCACGGCGCCGAGCGTGTACCGAGACGTCACCAACAGCGACGGTTCGGAGATCCAGCAGGATCTCCGCCTTCGGATCATTCCGGTGTCGGCGACGCTCAGGTTCCTTCCGACGGGGCGCCGGGCGCCTGTCCAGCCGTATGTTGGCATCGGTGTGGGTGTGCTCAGTTGGAGATACAGCGAGACGGGTGAGTTCGTGGACAGCGCCTCGAACATCTTCCGGGCGAACTACGTCGATTCCGGCACGGCAGTCGGCCCCGTCGTCGTCGCCGGGATCCGGTTCCCGCTGGGACACAACTTCGCGTTCGGTGGCGAACTCCGCTACCAGAAGGCCGACGCGCCGCTGAGCAAGGACTTTCTGGGTAGCCGCGTGGACCTTGGTGGGATGAACTACTCGGCGAACTTCATTCTGCGGTTCTAG
- a CDS encoding inositol monophosphatase family protein: protein MTHPIFLATAVEAVLRAGDLQMARLGTDLKTKKKGRIDLVTEVDVAVERMFRSMISERFPDHQVVAEELGGKEPVRARHCWVFDPLDGTSNYAHGLPIFCSSLALQVDGVTEVAAVYDPTRRELFTATRGGGALLNGQPMLVSSIDSMVDALLVTGFSYAVHEPGEGELLVSLFAAFLGRAQAVRRLGSAALDLCYVAAGRFEGFWEQRLKPWDTAAGALIVQEAGGRVTGFDGTPFDPWLGHVVASNGPVHEAMLGTIQAWQAARSGASH, encoded by the coding sequence GTGACCCACCCCATCTTCCTTGCCACTGCCGTCGAGGCCGTCCTGCGCGCGGGCGACCTCCAGATGGCCCGCCTCGGCACCGATCTCAAGACGAAGAAGAAGGGACGTATCGATCTCGTCACCGAGGTCGACGTGGCCGTCGAGCGGATGTTCCGGTCGATGATCTCGGAGCGATTTCCCGATCACCAGGTGGTGGCGGAGGAACTCGGCGGCAAGGAACCCGTGCGCGCCCGTCACTGTTGGGTGTTCGACCCGCTCGATGGGACCAGCAACTACGCGCATGGCCTCCCGATCTTCTGTAGCTCGCTCGCGCTGCAGGTGGACGGTGTGACCGAAGTGGCGGCGGTGTACGATCCGACGCGGCGAGAACTGTTCACGGCGACTCGCGGCGGCGGGGCGCTCCTCAACGGCCAGCCGATGCTCGTGTCGAGCATCGACTCGATGGTCGATGCGCTGCTCGTTACCGGTTTCTCGTACGCCGTGCACGAACCGGGTGAGGGCGAGTTGCTGGTGAGCCTGTTTGCTGCGTTCCTTGGGCGTGCGCAGGCCGTCAGGCGCCTCGGATCGGCCGCACTCGACCTCTGCTATGTGGCAGCGGGACGATTCGAAGGGTTCTGGGAACAACGACTGAAACCGTGGGACACCGCGGCTGGCGCGCTGATCGTGCAGGAAGCAGGCGGGCGGGTGACGGGATTCGACGGAACGCCCTTCGACCCCTGGCTCGGCCATGTGGTTGCGTCAAATGGCCCGGTGCACGAGGCCATGCTTGGAACGATTCAGGCCTGGCAGGCGGCGCGTTCGGGGGCCTCCCACTGA
- a CDS encoding ATP-binding protein, with product MSDTGHTVRLELPSLFEMIDLAQAVSDQLGRVLGLDDDSLHWVGVAVRESVINAIKHGNRHDPAKIVEISFTMTPSVAPTELLVRVRDHGEGFEPKALPDPLAPENLLKASGRGIFFMRNFMDDVSIERAAGGGMEVRMLKRFKRS from the coding sequence ATGTCCGATACTGGTCACACCGTTCGCCTCGAGCTTCCGAGCCTGTTCGAGATGATCGATCTCGCGCAGGCCGTCAGCGATCAACTCGGCCGCGTGCTCGGTCTCGACGACGACTCGCTCCACTGGGTCGGCGTGGCAGTGCGGGAATCGGTGATCAACGCGATCAAGCACGGGAATCGTCACGATCCCGCCAAGATCGTCGAGATCTCCTTCACGATGACGCCGAGCGTGGCGCCGACCGAATTGCTGGTGCGCGTGCGCGACCACGGTGAGGGCTTCGAGCCGAAGGCGCTTCCCGACCCCCTCGCGCCGGAGAACCTGCTGAAGGCCAGCGGGCGCGGCATCTTCTTCATGCGCAACTTCATGGACGACGTCAGCATCGAACGGGCGGCCGGCGGTGGTATGGAGGTTCGGATGCTGAAGCGCTTCAAACGATCGTGA
- the aroA gene encoding 3-phosphoshikimate 1-carboxyvinyltransferase: MTVRGSFVVQPANGVRGVVRVPGDKSIAHRYALLAALSPGRSVLRGYAPGADCRATLACIEALGAAVVRAEATVTVIGRGVGRLSSPAGILDALNSGTTTRLLTGVLAGHPFTATITGDDSLRRRPMRRVIVPLTLMGARIGSTNGCLPMTIEGGPLRGIDYHTEVPSAQVKSAILLAGLHASGVTRVTESAPTRNHTEVALSRFGADVTVTGSVVELRGGQTLHAVDLEIPGDLSSAAFWAVAAAAMPGSSVELPQVGLNPTRRVVLDVLQRAGAEIEVDESSSDGGEPVGCVRVRHAGVRPITVSPGDVPGLIDELPALAALATHGGEITVTGAAELRVKESDRISALVAGLRALGADADELPDGFHVNGSRRLAGGVADAVGDHRLAMSFAIAALGARGPSTILGAESVDVSYPGFFGVLSSLTI, encoded by the coding sequence ATGACAGTGCGAGGCTCGTTTGTCGTCCAGCCCGCGAACGGCGTGCGGGGAGTCGTTCGCGTCCCGGGTGACAAGTCGATCGCTCATCGATACGCCCTGCTGGCGGCCTTGTCACCAGGTCGATCCGTGTTGCGCGGCTACGCCCCCGGTGCGGACTGCCGCGCAACCCTTGCGTGCATCGAGGCACTCGGTGCCGCCGTCGTGCGCGCGGAAGCCACTGTCACTGTTATCGGACGTGGCGTGGGCCGTTTGAGTTCCCCGGCAGGGATCCTCGACGCGCTCAACTCGGGAACGACGACCCGCCTGCTGACAGGGGTCCTGGCCGGCCACCCCTTCACCGCGACGATCACGGGCGACGATTCCCTTCGCCGGCGCCCCATGCGCCGGGTCATCGTTCCGCTGACGCTCATGGGTGCCAGGATCGGGTCGACGAACGGATGCCTGCCGATGACGATCGAGGGTGGTCCACTGCGCGGAATTGACTACCACACCGAGGTTCCGAGCGCGCAGGTGAAGAGCGCGATCCTGCTGGCAGGCCTCCACGCGAGCGGCGTCACACGGGTGACCGAGAGCGCTCCCACACGGAACCACACGGAGGTCGCGCTTTCCCGCTTCGGCGCCGACGTGACGGTGACGGGCTCCGTTGTCGAACTGCGAGGTGGCCAGACCCTGCACGCCGTCGATCTCGAGATCCCCGGGGATCTCTCCTCGGCGGCCTTCTGGGCCGTCGCGGCGGCAGCGATGCCTGGTTCGTCGGTGGAACTCCCACAGGTCGGCCTGAATCCCACTCGTCGCGTCGTCCTCGACGTCCTGCAACGCGCGGGCGCAGAGATCGAGGTCGACGAATCCTCATCGGACGGAGGCGAGCCGGTCGGATGCGTGCGCGTGCGCCACGCCGGCGTCCGCCCCATCACGGTCTCGCCCGGCGACGTGCCCGGGCTCATCGACGAGCTGCCGGCGCTGGCGGCGCTCGCCACCCATGGCGGCGAGATCACGGTGACCGGAGCGGCCGAACTCAGGGTGAAGGAAAGCGATCGGATCTCGGCCCTCGTCGCCGGTCTCAGGGCGCTCGGCGCCGATGCGGACGAATTGCCGGACGGGTTCCACGTGAACGGTTCGCGACGGCTCGCGGGCGGCGTGGCGGACGCGGTGGGCGACCACCGCCTCGCGATGTCGTTCGCCATCGCGGCCCTCGGCGCGAGGGGTCCGTCCACGATCCTGGGTGCGGAATCGGTCGACGTCTCCTACCCGGGGTTCTTCGGCGTGCTCTCGTCACTCACGATATGA
- a CDS encoding shikimate kinase, whose product MNTDKIYLVGFMGAGKTTVARALGKRLGWRVEDIDELIEARERKTVADVFATLGEPYFRAAERDVLRRLLPLRHVIIATGGGTFADADNRTLINEDGVSVWLDLPLSSALDRVPPDGRRPLAADRRQFEALYQVRRAAYQLAHVRMDATVQLEELVERILDWLGY is encoded by the coding sequence ATGAACACCGACAAGATCTACCTGGTCGGCTTCATGGGCGCGGGCAAGACGACGGTCGCGCGCGCGCTCGGGAAGCGGCTCGGCTGGCGGGTCGAGGACATCGACGAACTCATCGAAGCGCGCGAGCGGAAGACCGTGGCTGATGTGTTCGCGACGCTTGGCGAGCCCTACTTCAGGGCGGCGGAACGCGATGTCCTTCGGCGTCTGTTGCCCCTGCGCCACGTCATCATCGCCACCGGAGGCGGCACGTTTGCCGACGCGGACAACCGAACGCTCATCAACGAGGATGGCGTGTCCGTGTGGCTCGATCTTCCCCTCTCCTCCGCGCTCGACCGCGTCCCCCCGGACGGCCGCCGGCCGCTGGCTGCAGACCGGCGCCAGTTCGAAGCGCTCTATCAGGTCCGCCGCGCGGCGTACCAGTTGGCGCACGTCCGCATGGACGCCACCGTCCAACTCGAAGAACTGGTTGAACGGATCCTCGATTGGCTGGGATACTAG
- a CDS encoding metallophosphoesterase family protein, whose amino-acid sequence MRYLVLSDIHANIDALEAVLTTATPETYDGVLLLGDLVGYGAEPNLVVDRMSALSPLAAIRGNHDKVATGLESAEGFNPAAARAARWTRDTLTDRTRDYLRGLQKGPLIVDDLVEICHGSPIDEDAYVFGELDAAEALNATRRPVCLFGHTHIPMGATLSPVGTLDMIFHGAHGEGRIELDPGLRYLFNPGSVGQPRDGDPRAAFALLDTGLRAIEFRRVAYPVERARDRIIDAGLPKPLGLRLLQGR is encoded by the coding sequence GTGCGATACCTGGTGCTCAGTGACATCCACGCAAATATCGACGCGCTCGAGGCGGTGCTGACCACCGCCACGCCGGAGACGTACGACGGCGTGCTCCTGCTGGGCGACCTCGTCGGCTACGGAGCGGAACCGAATCTGGTCGTGGACCGCATGTCGGCGCTGTCACCTCTCGCGGCGATCCGCGGCAATCACGACAAGGTGGCCACAGGGCTCGAGAGCGCGGAAGGGTTCAACCCGGCGGCGGCCCGAGCCGCGCGGTGGACTCGCGACACGCTCACCGACCGCACGCGCGACTATCTCCGCGGACTCCAGAAAGGACCGCTCATCGTGGACGATCTCGTCGAGATCTGCCACGGTTCGCCGATCGACGAGGACGCGTATGTCTTCGGGGAGCTCGACGCCGCTGAAGCGCTCAACGCCACGCGCCGTCCGGTGTGCCTGTTCGGCCACACGCACATTCCCATGGGCGCCACGCTGTCGCCGGTCGGGACGCTGGACATGATCTTTCACGGGGCGCACGGTGAGGGGCGGATTGAACTCGACCCCGGGCTTCGGTACCTGTTCAACCCCGGCTCGGTGGGGCAACCGCGTGATGGCGATCCGCGCGCCGCCTTCGCCCTGCTCGACACCGGTCTTCGAGCCATCGAGTTCCGACGGGTCGCGTACCCGGTCGAGCGCGCCCGCGATCGCATCATTGACGCCGGCCTGCCAAAGCCGCTGGGCTTGCGGCTGCTCCAGGGGCGCTAG
- a CDS encoding CcmD family protein, with translation MRCCGVTGARIVVLVAMSLVFVGQVAASTQAGRTAEPAASQAAGQPQDEFVPVKALPQQEQLPAAPLLMTAYAFVWAVLLVYLWTIWRRLMKVEGEMHALSTRIADRVGRQ, from the coding sequence ATGAGGTGTTGTGGCGTGACGGGAGCCCGGATTGTGGTGCTGGTGGCGATGTCGCTGGTGTTCGTGGGCCAGGTCGCGGCATCCACCCAGGCGGGACGAACGGCCGAGCCGGCGGCGAGCCAGGCGGCCGGCCAGCCCCAGGACGAGTTCGTGCCCGTGAAGGCGCTGCCCCAACAGGAGCAGTTGCCGGCGGCCCCTCTGCTGATGACGGCGTATGCATTCGTCTGGGCCGTACTGCTGGTGTACCTGTGGACGATCTGGCGCCGGCTCATGAAGGTCGAGGGCGAGATGCACGCCCTCTCGACGCGGATTGCTGATCGCGTGGGGCGGCAGTAA
- the ccsA gene encoding cytochrome c biogenesis protein CcsA, with protein MKNLYPALVLLALVLFAAAPVMIVNAPYESTMGLVQKIFYYHVPSAMVMFLAAFVCGIASAVYLFRGHAAADRVASAAAELTVVFGLIVLVTGPLWARKAWGVWWQWDARLTSTLLMWMIFLAYLLVRRFGGPGAEKLSAAMAVFGMANVPFVYISVNIWRTIHPTTRVVPTLSPGMRGPFWFCVAAFVLLFGLLLAARMRLEHRRADVEHLYLLAEEE; from the coding sequence ATGAAGAACCTATACCCGGCCCTCGTGCTGCTGGCCCTCGTGCTGTTCGCCGCGGCGCCGGTGATGATCGTGAATGCGCCGTACGAGTCCACGATGGGGCTGGTGCAGAAGATCTTCTACTACCACGTTCCGTCGGCGATGGTGATGTTCCTGGCCGCCTTCGTCTGCGGTATCGCGAGCGCGGTGTACCTGTTCAGAGGGCACGCGGCGGCGGATCGCGTGGCCAGCGCCGCGGCTGAACTGACGGTGGTGTTCGGCCTGATCGTGCTGGTGACGGGGCCGCTCTGGGCGCGCAAAGCGTGGGGGGTATGGTGGCAATGGGACGCGCGCCTGACTTCCACGCTGCTGATGTGGATGATCTTTCTTGCGTACTTGCTCGTGCGGCGGTTCGGCGGGCCGGGGGCGGAGAAGTTGTCGGCGGCCATGGCCGTCTTCGGGATGGCGAACGTGCCGTTCGTCTACATCTCGGTCAATATCTGGCGCACGATTCATCCGACGACCCGGGTGGTGCCGACGCTGTCACCTGGCATGCGCGGGCCGTTCTGGTTCTGCGTGGCGGCGTTCGTGCTCCTGTTCGGTCTGCTCCTGGCGGCCCGCATGAGGCTCGAACACCGGCGCGCCGATGTCGAACACCTCTACCTCCTCGCCGAGGAGGAGTGA